Genomic DNA from Corylus avellana chromosome ca4, CavTom2PMs-1.0:
AGAGCATTTAGACATATACATGAGAATAATTACTAGATAATGAATCCCTTGCCAAAAGACGGAGTATAAgatgattaatttatatattaaaaaagtgaGTGGAAACATGTATACTTTGTCTTCTTCCAATTTCTGCAGAATTTTTTCCCTAGCTCttttctcctcctctttctctgCTTTCCGCAAGGCCAATATCCTGTGTGAGCATAACACATATttcattctattaaaaaatgaatCTAATGAGGAAAAAGAGAATTTTCTGACATACAATTGTAGGTTGGAGCACAAATATGAGATATGACAGATCACTAGATGAAGACGAACcgttttctctcattttcttcctcAATTCTCTTTGCTTCTAAGAGTTCCTTGCCCACTCGAATTCTCTCctgaagaaataaaaataaccataCACAGACGTACAGCACGTACATATGTAGCACGAAAAAGTTACTTCAGGAGTGCAACTAAACATAAGATAAGAGAGAAGTAATAGAGAACATTTAGAACTaccttttccttctctctttccgttctcttctcttcctcttctttcttcttgcgAGCTTTCTCCCTTGAGATTTATTGAAAAGTAACAATTAGCATGCATTAATTATTACTAATAATTAGAATAAGTAGTTGGcatttaaaatttctcaaagGTGCATCATAAGTCCTGACTTAAAGATGTTATGACAGAAACATAATATGTATGGTTGCATGCATATATAGAATATGTTGACGGATATTCTATTGGTTGCATGAAACAGGATACTAGATATtctgaaatataaaaaatgtgaaTGCATAAACTACTATATACCTTAGCTCTTGTTGTTTGGCTTTCAGTTCTTCTGGTGTAAGTGAAGGTTTTGTAGCCTCAACTTTTGTATTGACAGGTACCTGGATGCACATAAGCCAGTAAGACAGTTAAATCATCATGAAGTAATCTTGACAAGTTAAGTAATGATTAGGTCtctaaaagcaaaaaataaaaaaggactaGACATCAAGAGACTattatttgaacaaaaaatacaaataaaaagaataaaacataCCAAGGGCATTTGATCTATGTCTGAGTCATTCTCATGTTCTACCACCCAATTTATAGCGGCCTCGATGCTAGCATTACCTGAAGAATAGAAAACCAAAAGATTCAAATAACCAGAGAACTGCAAACAAATCCATATAAAAAGGCCAAATTAAGAGGCAGACAAACCCACAACCATCTAAATGCCTACTGGTGGTAAAAGATAAAAAACTcgggaaaaagaaaactaattaGAAGGGAAAAGTATTGTGGCATCATAACTCAGCTTGATGAGGTCACATTGTATTGATATCCTTCTATTTCATCTCCCAAACATTTCCAAAGAGTTTCCATCTCCAGGCTAAGCTAAGTGAAACAGCACCTCTAGGGAAAGTTGACACCTAAATTATATAGGTAGGGACTAATTGCAATTCCAAAGATACTTCCAAACACCCTATGTACTCATGGCTTGGGGCCAATAACCAACTAATAAATACAAGTTACCATTTACTAGGAAACTGGTGGAACAGAAAAGTAGTTCCTAGCaaaataatgtataaataaTGAAGTAGTctattttttttgctaagtaaACTCTCCTCTCTAATAAAGAATGAAGTAGTCTACATTACAACACTTTATCCTTTCAGAAATTTTTCAGTTTTAAAAGCCCTCCAACAATATCCCACCACAGAGACAAATTAAATTCCTATAGTTAGTTCCATATAAGAAAAGACAATTAAACTGATCTACATGATAAATTCTTTAATTCGTCAGTATCCATGTTTCGGCTTACAACAACACTCATAAGTGCAATCAAATATACATATTTAGCGGCCTCAACATTAATCAATAAAAAGTTCTGgcaaaaaatatgattaaagaAGGAGATAAATGTTGATTTCTGTAGGATTTTACAATACACCCACCACTATAATGAAGGGCACGGGTCGCTCGTGCCACTGGAAAACCCATTGCTTCAAGTTCCTCAAGCAATTTTTTGTCAACTTCTGGCACAACCATTtctagaagaaaacataaaaataaataaataaataaataaaaatcaggtAATTATTCAATCAACAAATAATGATGAACCACCAATAACCAACTGACTCCAAGAAGCCAAAATCAATGTGCTACTTTTCATAATTAGATTGATCAGACTAACATAGGaaataacaaaaactaaaattcaaaTCTTCCTCTTATATCCAAAATACTCATTGTTTGGTCTAAAACCCAAACAATGAGAAGCATTAACAGGCTAGGCACTAAGAAGACCctgaaagttaaaaaaaaataaaaataaaaataaataaaaaataaaaaaatggtacccATTGTAAAACTTATCAATCATCCTGCTTTTCACTGGCTTCTAGGCAAAACCCTACATTGGGCAGAGAAAGAAATGCATTGTGTAACTAACATCATAGGTGTTAAAGTCTTTCTACTGAAATACAGATATTAGTATAAATATTCACTCTAGGAACAGAAGCTTCAAATCATCTAAATTGAGAAGTACATTAACACTTGAAGCTGCAATGTAAAAATTTCAATGTCAAAGCCACATCTTCAAACTGCCCCCTCCTTAAGTCACCATTTATTGTATACGGAGGCTTCACATTAATAAACACTCAAAGTGTCCATGACTATGGCTAAGGGAGCCGTGCCTACCAATGTGCAACAAAACTGATGATTGTTAAGCTTTTTGAAATCAAGTTCTCCACTATGATAATAACACAGCAAATTTCCATGTTGCcagcaaaacaaaaattctaCATCAAGTGGCAGCAAAATCCTCCAAAGAAAACTGAAATAGGTCACGTTGTTTTCATTACAGACTAAGAAATTTAGTCCTGATTAAAATCAGAAAGATGCTACAAACACAAACCAGCGTTAGGAATCACAGATCCATCCAAACAATTTATACTCTAGCTACAGAAATTAACATACCTAAGTGTAAAAGATGTCAGAATGGGAACCATACAATCTAACCGGAAAAGAATTATACAAAGATATATAGCCAACCAGTAACCAAGCAATCATCATACCTGAAATATGCTTACCAGTACATAATGAAgcaaatcaaataaactaaaaaaaaattaatctccaCATTCAAATCAAACTCAGtgacaaaatatgaaaaacaacGAACTGAAATAGTACCTTCAGGTTGGCTAGTACTTGCATTGGTAGCCTGTTCCGACTCTGCAGCTTCCTTTGGAACCTCCAAACTAATTGGTTTTGCCGCCTCTGAAGTCTTATCAGAAAACTCAGTATGCCCAGTTCTTTTTGTATGCAAATCACTTTCCTTCACGCACAAACAAatccaaaatataaacatatcACCAGTCTGTTTGTCAGCCAAGAAAACCGAGGAAAAGAAACAAACCAAGTGTAAATCTTATTCTTAAATGATCTTTTTGCATATTAAGATAATAATCCATCAGCAATCAAATCGCAAATTAAGCCAACAATTCAAAAATCTAAAACTTTTTCCCACTTCAACAAAGCCTAGCATTATAACAAATCCAATCTCagaagcattaaaaaaaatcaaatttgctAACAGAATCACACAAATCATGTCCCAGTTTGAATGTAAGCGGATTAGCTAAACGACACTTAACCCACTCcctaaaataataatcaaaagattTTACTATCAGAAGAAATCAACTCCTTTCTTCTGCCTATCTTTTCCAAGTGACCAAACCGAGCCTTGGTTGCACTGGGAATCACAAGATCGCTGAATAAAAACGAAGTTCAAATTGCATTGCAAATCTAAGCCCCAAAGAAAAACCAAGAAATCGAATTCAAGAATAGAGGCAAAAGATTGAAATTCCACAGGGTACAAGAATCGGGAGTAGGAATAGGACTGTAAAATACCGTTTTGGATCGGCAAGGTTTGCCGCAAGTAGTGCAGACGAGGTTGAGCACAGCCTCGGTGGACTCGGAGAAGTTGGTGTGGGTGGTCAGCTCGGCGTGCTCCTGGGCTTCCTCCACGGACCTCAGTAGGGCCCCACAGTCCCCACACTTGAGTGATACGCCCGCCATTGATCAATCCAATagctctctctctatctctcgcAGCCTGGAAGTCCTTTATTATCAAAGccttcactctctctctctctctctctccccttacGATTTGTTTGGGGTTCCTTGTTGAGCAGGGAAGCTAAAAGCGCCTTAGGGGCGTGTTTGGCAACTGAGTTATGGAAACCAAACAGTCGTATGGATTCAGGCAGCTAAAAGCGCCTAACGGCGTGTTTGGCAACTGGGTTATGGGAACCAAAcaagggttagggtttagtgGCGGCTTGGATTTGTTAAGAGAGTTGGATTCGACCTGAAATTTCTAAGGTTATTAGGATTTAGGATTGTACAAACAAGATAAATCCAATCCCGACCCGAAAATTCAGACCCGAGCATACCCGAATATTCCTAGaggatctttttttcttttttcttttttaatcttatttagTTCGTTGGGTTGTTGGGTTTGTATTTCTATTCAATAATAAGTGTCTTATGAAGGATGTTAGGGTTTTCTTAGGCTAGGGTTTTCTTGCTTTCTCCCATGGTGAGGGGAGGAAGGATGGCCGTttgctgcctccctcctccctctCGCCTGCCCTTGCACCGGGTGCTAGTaatttacttgatgtccctggCCCGAGTTGCCTCCCCCTACCCCTTCTCTGCCGCCCCTTCCTCTTTGTTCTGCTTTTGTCTCTGGCGGGGCTCTCTTGTTGTTTTCTGTTCCTTTCCCTTTTGTTTCTTTGCTGTGTTTTTTGTATGTTGTTCTTGTAGCTTTGCCTATGTGCCGGTGCTGATTTTggggtttctttcaaactccccctgttttgttttgtgttcaccgccgatctcctccgctcGCTCTGTCGCCCACCATTCGCTACTAGGTTTTTTCTTGCGCCCCTCCAGCGAAGAGCCTCAACGCCCCCTGTTGCGATGGTTTTCCGGCCAACTGGCGATCAGCTTCGCCTCCCTCCGTCCACTGTTTTGGGCCTTTTTCCGTATTCCCGCCGCGTTGAGCTTCCAGCATTCCCTTCCAGTGTCAGTCTCCGGCGAGTACACTATCGGTATCCACGCTACGTGTGTCTGTTCCcgttttgttttactttctttGTATTGTCTTTGTTCCTGTTTTTTCTTGTATGTATTTCATTCatgttttttgcttgtaataaggttctGCCTCTTTGGTTTGCCCACGTTTTATTTCGattttcttgcttttgtttgtaataaggcGTTGGCCCCTCGATCTACCTGCTTAgatgtgaactgaactttggtccagacctttgggttgtagaTGTGATTTTTGGTCCAGGCCTTTgagttgtggacgtgaacttTATCCTagcttttgggtcgaggaggaatttgagctacctatgcatttgattgcgtctgtcttatgcaAATCTGTTATCTCaactgaaaactagtcatagATTAGCAGAGGTTTTAGGTGATGATTGTATCTttgtagcttcggctataatttgcattttcagggcTTTGTGCTCCTTCgatataagagctttatgctcgtgattattatcaatgaaattgaaatgtttttctttcaaataataataataataataataagtgtcttattattaagaataaaaacaaaagcagaCATAACAGAGTTCTCTTCCAAACTGGTCGaaataatttctttcaactcaatttataaaaataacgtgtcattttttttattaacatgtaAAATGCTCATGAGTTTTTAGTAAGATTAATTTCAACTTTGtccatgctattaaaaaaatatgtgtattttACATGTTCAAAttacacatatcatttttatatattgagtttgagaaaatttctctaacctagtttggaggaaaactatGTCCTTAACCCCCATAAATTGTCACcacttttgcaatgtcctccataaagtttaatttctctcaatttaagTATCATCTTTCAGTTGTTTTCAATGTTATCCCTCCGTTAGAATTTTCGGTTAATTTCTTACTAGGGGTGTTAAAAGGGTCATGATACACGCATGtcagccaatttttttttaaaaaaatatttttaattgtaaaaaaaataaaaaaataaaaaaataaattggacccgtgataaaattgcaaaaataccATTagttgttttaggaaaaaaaaaattacaaggatTAAGGCGTTTGTCCTAATTcggt
This window encodes:
- the LOC132179017 gene encoding uncharacterized protein LOC132179017; translated protein: MAGVSLKCGDCGALLRSVEEAQEHAELTTHTNFSESTEAVLNLVCTTCGKPCRSKTESDLHTKRTGHTEFSDKTSEAAKPISLEVPKEAAESEQATNASTSQPEEMVVPEVDKKLLEELEAMGFPVARATRALHYSGNASIEAAINWVVEHENDSDIDQMPLVPVNTKVEATKPSLTPEELKAKQQELREKARKKKEEEEKRTEREKEKERIRVGKELLEAKRIEEENERKRILALRKAEKEEEKRAREKILQKLEEDKAERRRKLGLPPEDSSSVKLSSPVVEEKKSSLPVRPATKTEQMRECLRALKQNYKDDDAKVKRAFQTLLTFAGNVVKNPDEEKFRKIRLSNQSFQERVGALRGGIEFLELCGFEKIEGGEFLFLGRDKVDMAVLNSAGAELDSAIRNPFFGVL